Proteins found in one Lachancea thermotolerans CBS 6340 chromosome C complete sequence genomic segment:
- the MRX3 gene encoding Mrx3p (similar to uniprot|P38172 Saccharomyces cerevisiae YBL095W Hypothetical ORF) produces the protein MSRPFLARYIAVPAAGFALGFATFLRAWPTPHAGDDGPDNETLQSATLKRPAEQQRLDILEHLQQHRIYADLIRRDNIQQWSQSERITRPHRDYHVGQGLLYGPGSLEIDPLVLHDPDAQELVVFYHLGRNLANEKGAVHKGVISLLLDEALCYCGFPSLPSKSGVTARLDLQFHQDVPTDCTVVLKARVQEARGRKCIITGSLHTLPSRPWYRPFGGESSKTLATATCVLVEPKWFKYVKWLNAI, from the coding sequence ATGTCTCGTCCCTTCCTCGCCCGCTACATCGCCGTGCCCGCCGCGGGCTTCGCGCTCGGCTTCGCGACCTTCCTGCGGGCCTGGCCCACGCCCCACGCCGGCGACGACGGCCCCGACAACGAAACGCTCCAGTCCGCCACGCTCAAGCGCCCCGccgagcagcagcgcctCGACATCCTCGAGCACCTCCAGCAGCATCGCATCTACGCAGACCTCATCCGCCGCGACAACATCCAGCAGTGGTCGCAGAGCGAGAGGATCACGCGCCCGCACCGCGACTACCACGTCGGCCAGGGCCTGCTGTACGGGCCCGGCAGCCTCGAGATCGACCCGCTGGTGCTGCACGACCCGGACGCGCAGGAGCTCGTCGTGTTCTACCACCTGGGCCGCAACCTGGCCAACGAAAAGGGCGCCGTCCACAAGGGTGTCAtctcgctgctgctggacGAGGCCCTGTGCTACTGCGGCTTCCCGTCGCTACCCAGCAAGTCCGGCGTGACCGCGCGGCTCGACCTACAGTTCCACCAGGACGTCCCCACGGACTGCACCGTCGTGCTCAAGGCCCGCGTCCAGGAGGCCCGCGGCCGCAAGTGCATCATCACGGGCTCGCTCCACACGCTGCCCTCGCGGCCCTGGTACAGGCCCTTCGGCGGCGAGTCCTCGAAGACGCTGGCCACAGCCACCTGCGTGCTGGTCGAGCCCAAGTGGTTCAAGTACGTGAAGTGGCTCAACGCGATCTGA
- the SCS22 gene encoding phospholipid metabolism-regulating protein SCS22 (similar to uniprot|P40075 Saccharomyces cerevisiae YER120W SCS2 Protein likely to be involved in regulating INO1 expression suppressor of a dominant nuclear mutation that is inositol-dependent in the presence of choline involved in inositol metabolism regulator of INO1 expression): MIEIKPSVLEYKPPLTAQATEYVTVTNNTDQAVAFKVKTTAPKFYCVRPNAALVAPGEQVQVQVILLGLAEEPAPDFKCKDKFLVITLPAPYDLGASSVTEAWPQLESEFKQHAVSKKIKVKYLLGDEAPVRAEESSAAVKREEPVGAKAAGASSSAPQAEEPQETKAVTLKPEEPAQKPALGAVQEDVKPEAAPEPEPVSKAAAATAGGASEKHVAQKQEAAINPAIIALVLLIALVLGWKFH, encoded by the exons ATGATTGAAATTAAACCCAGTGTTTTGGAATATAAGC CACCTTTGACCGCTCAAGCGACCGAGTATGTCACTGTGACAAACAACACAGACCAAGCTGTCGCGTTCAAGGTGAAAACCACGGCGCCTAAATTCTACTGTGTGAGACCAAACGCCGCGTTGGTGGCCCCTGGCGAGCAAGTGCAAGTGCAGGTGATCTTGCTGGGCCTCGCCGAAGAGCCTGCGCCCGACTTCAAGTGCAAAGACAAATTCCTGGTTATAACCTTGCCCGCGCCATACGACCTTGGGGCCTCCAGTGTGACCGAGGCGTGGCCCCAGTTGGAGTCTGAGTTCAAGCAGCACGCGGTTTCCAAAAAGATCAAGGTGAAATACTTGTTGGGCGACGAGGCCCCCGTGCGCGCGGAGGAGTCGAGTGCTGCGGTCAAGAGAGAAGAGCCCGTCGGCGCCAAGGCTGCCGGCgcttccagcagcgcgccTCAGGCTGAAGAGCCCCAGGAGACCAAGGCGGTGACCCTCAAGCCTGAGGAGCCAGCCCAGAAACCAGCATTGGGGGCCGTGCAGGAGGACGTCAAGCCTGAGGCTGCCCCAGAGCCCGAGCCCGTGTCCaaggcggcggcggcgacaGCAGGCGGCGCGTCTGAGAAGCACGTGGCCCAGAAGCAGGAGGCCGCTATAAATCCAGCCATCATAGCGCTGGTTCTGCTCATCGCATTAGTTCTGGGGTGGAAATTTCATTGA
- the RPL32 gene encoding 60S ribosomal protein eL32 (highly similar to uniprot|P38061 Saccharomyces cerevisiae YBL092W RPL32 Protein component of the large (60S) ribosomal subunit has similarity to rat L32 ribosomal protein): MAASLPHPKIVKKHTKKFKRHHSDRYKRVSENWRKQKGIDSVVRRRFRGNIPEPTIGYGSNKKTRFMAPSGHKTFLVANVKDLEMLMMHTRTYAAEIAHNVSSKNRVTLLARAKALGVKVTNPNGRLGLQA; this comes from the coding sequence ATGGCTGCTTCTCTACCACACCCTAAGATTGTGAAGAAACACAcaaagaagttcaagcgTCATCACTCTGACCGCTACAAGAGAGTCTCTGAGAACTGGAGAAAGCAGAAGGGTATCGACTCCGTTGTCAGAAGAAGATTCAGAGGCAACATCCCAGAGCCAACCATCGGTTATGGttccaacaagaagaccagATTCATGGCTCCTTCCGGCCACAAGACTTTCTTGGTCGCCAACGTCAAGGACTTGGagatgttgatgatgcACACCAGAACCTACGCTGCTGAGATCGCCCACAACGTCTCTTCCAAGAACAGAGTCACTCTTCTAGCCAGAGCCAAGGCTTTGGGCGTCAAGGTCACCAACCCTAACGGTCGTTTGGGTTTGCAAGCCTAA
- the ROX3 gene encoding Rox3p (similar to uniprot|P25046 Saccharomyces cerevisiae YBL093C ROX3 RNA polymerase II holoenzyme component) has product MTTVDDHISPAYYYYVDPATVYQAQEPNPLEDLISVYGLQDLSRQVARTNPDGSKAVKLRKSYKNQISDLSAKFSVIPTRENGKGGDISHMLFQNNADMMAQVRRTPEMTAEQWRQLMAERDAGLFDGHNMDWEICQTVLSQFERSYPAEFQANGFQAEDLAFDLDGSGNTLKSRKRKNKSSGSSMATPNSDLQDDMKRRRLE; this is encoded by the coding sequence ATGACGACGGTAGACGACCACATCTCGCCCGCTTACTACTACTACGTAGACCCCGCGACCGTGTACCAGGCGCAGGAGCCCAACCCGCTGGAAGACCTGATATCGGTGTACGGGCTCCAGGACCTGTCGCGGCAGGTGGCGCGCACGAACCCAGACGGGAGCAAGGCGGTGAAGCTGCGGAAGTCGTACAAAAACCAGATCAGCGACCTGTCGGCCAAGTTCTCGGTGATCCCGACGCGCGAGAACGGCAAGGGCGGGGACATCTCGCACATGCTGTTCCAGAACAACGCGGACATGATGGCGCAGGTGCGGCGCACGCCGGAGATGACGGCGGAGCAGTGGCGGCAGCTGATGGCGGAGCGCGACGCGGGGCTGTTCGACGGGCACAACATGGACTGGGAGATCTGCCAGACGGTGCTGTCGCAGTTTGAGCGCAGCTACCCGGCGGAGTTTCAGGCCAACGGGTTCCAGGCCGAAGACCTGGCGTTCGACCTGGACGGCAGCGGCAACACGCTCAAGAGCCGCAAGCGCAAGAACAAGTCCAGCGGCAGCTCGATGGCGACGCCGAACAGCGACCTGCAGGACGACATGAAGCGCAGGCGGCTGGAGTAG
- the MRP21 gene encoding mitochondrial 37S ribosomal protein bS21m (weakly similar to uniprot|P38175 Saccharomyces cerevisiae YBL090W MRP21 Mitochondrial ribosomal protein of the large subunit MRP21 exhibits genetic interactions with mutations in the COX2 and COX3 mRNA 5'-untranslated leader sequences): protein MGRFHQHFVMEFIGHYSLIYILNLKNFKKWCYANTEETTTLSVSQRSKMLSSRGVRLSQSVRTISSSLRLLNSSNSPIFDPSQLNPLSNTKVGTGASSKLQFEIPSPQNSSAPQDQGQRFAAASFIASPKEDALTSRLTGVRAGRTVDVYNGDTAGAFRQLNSVVFSNRIAQDRRNQRFHLKRGKAKEIRSSQRHRREFMKGFKRLIEVVKDAKRKGY from the coding sequence ATGGGTCGTTTTCACCAACACTTCGTGATGGAGTTCATAGGACACTATTCTTTAATATATATTCTAAAtctaaaaaattttaagaaGTGGTGTTACGCCAATACCGAAGAAACCACCACGTTAAGTGTCTCCCAGCGGTCCAAGATGCTGAGTTCACGGGGTGTTAGGCTGTCACAAAGTGTGCGTACAATCTCCTCAAGTTTGAGGCTTTTGAACAGCTCAAATTCTCCCATTTTCGACCCTTCACAACTGAACCCGTTAAGCAACACGAAAGTGGGTACAGGCGCGTCCAGCAAGCTGCAATTTGAGATCCCCAGCCCGCAGAACTCAAGTGCACCACAAGACCAGGGGCAGCGTTTCGCAGCTGCGTCTTTTATCGCGTCGCCTAAGGAGGACGCCCTGACATCCAGACTGACCGGCGTGCGCGCAGGCCGCACCGTGGATGTTTACAACGGTGACACCGCCGGCGCGTTCCGCCAGCTGAATTCGGTTGTTTTTTCCAACAGGATCGCCCAGGATAGGCGTAACCAGAGATTCCATCTCAAACGCGGGAAGGCCAAGGAAATACGCAGTTCGCAGAGACACCGTCGCGAGTTCATGAAGGGCTTCAAGCGTCTGATTGAGGTTGTGAAGGACGCCAAGCGTAAGGGGTACTGA
- the GLO3 gene encoding ADP-ribosylation factor GTPase-activating protein (similar to uniprot|P38682 Saccharomyces cerevisiae YER122C), translating into MSDSSGDVYCSKEETSKVFQRLASKQDNRVCFDCGTKNPTWTSVPFGVMLCIQCSAVHRNLGVHITFVKSSNLDKWTVTNLRRFKVGGNHKARDFFMKNNGKQFLGTNVDARMKYTSSVARNYKAHLDKRVAQDAEQHPGEIVLSAEDDAGDTSSASNSAPSSKNNSVDDFFSSWEKPAAATPSPKVLTPSSTGNSRNGSKTSILSGSSSRRRTTAAPAAGAKKHSILSSSRKTTRVSAQKLGKGEASDLFDDFEKAAKQEEAEQKAAPLGAAAGATRAAASEKTVYSQPKPVKMGSTYDDPEISEYNDGIAFDQVKAGSSAATVESVQPQLAKLGFGMTMNDANTLAAKAKEAKRAASGPKYTGQVAAQFGGQKAISSDMLFGRGSYDEEASKEAKDKLKTNFNNATSISSSSYFGEEDEQDEFGRPAARSQTGGAGFVEFNNDADDDFQVLRDAVEQGAQKLGNYLRDYLRN; encoded by the coding sequence ATGAGCGACAGTTCTGGCGATGTCTACTGCTCTAAGGAGGAAACTAGCAAGGTCTTCCAGAGACTGGCTTCCAAGCAAGACAACAGGGTGTGCTTCGACTGCGGTACCAAGAACCCCACGTGGACATCCGTGCCTTTCGGCGTGATGCTGTGCATCCAGTGCTCCGCGGTCCACCGTAACCTGGGCGTGCACATCACGTTCGTCAAGTCCTCCAACCTCGACAAGTGGACCGTCACCAACCTGCGCCGCTTCAAGGTCGGCGGCAACCACAAGGCCCGCGACTTCTTCATGAAGAACAACGGCAAGCAGTTCCTCGGCACCAACGTCGACGCCCGCATGAAGTACACCAGCTCCGTGGCCCGTAACTACAAGGCCCACCTCGACAAGCGCGTGGCCCAGGACGCCGAGCAGCACCCGGGCGAGATCGTGCTGTCTGCCGAGGACGACGCCGGCGACACCTCCTCGGCGTCCAACTCCGCGCCCTCGTCCAAGAACAACAGCGTGGACGacttcttctccagctgGGAAAAGCCTGCCGCGGCCACTCCTTCGCCCAAGGTCCTCACTCCGTCCAGCACCGGCAACTCCAGAAATGGCTCCAAGACCTCGATCCTGTCGGgcagcagctccagaagaagaaccacGGCCGCTCCCGCTGCCGgcgccaagaagcactCCATCCTGTCGTCCAGCCGCAAGACAACCCGGGTTTCGGCCCAGAAGTTGGGCAAGGGCGAGGCCTCGGACCTCTTTGACGACTTCGAGAAAGCCGCGAAGCAGGAGGAGGCCGAGCAGAAGGCCGCGCCCCTGGGCGCTGCCGCGGGCGCCACGCGCGCCGCTGCGAGCGAGAAAACGGTCTACAGCCAGCCCAAGCCTGTCAAGATGGGCTCCACATACGACGACCCCGAGATCTCCGAGTACAACGACGGCATCGCGTTCGACCAGGTGAAGGCGGGCTCTTCCGCCGCGACCGTCGAGTCCGTGCAGCCGCAGCTGGCCAAGCTGGGCTTCGGGATGACCATGAACGACGCCAACACGCTGGCCGCCAAGGCTAAGGAGGCCAAGCGCGCAGCCTCGGGCCCCAAGTACACCGGCCAGGTCGCCGCCCAGTTCGGCGGTCAGAAGGCCATCTCCTCGGACATGCTCTTCGGCAGAGGCTCGTACGACGAAGAGGCGTCCAAGGAAGCGAAGGACAAGCTCAAgaccaacttcaacaacgcGACCTCAATCTCCTCGTCGTCCTACTTCGGCGAGGAGGACGAGCAAGACGAGTTCGGCCGCCCCGCGGCGCGGTCGCAGACCGGCGGTGCCGGCTTCGTCGAGTTCAACAACGACGCGGACGACGACTTCCAGGTGCTGAGGGACGCGGTCGAGCAGGGCGCGCAGAAGCTGGGCAACTACCTGCGCGACTACCTGAGAAACTGA
- a CDS encoding sugar porter family MFS transporter (weakly similar to uniprot|P30605 Saccharomyces cerevisiae YDR497C ITR1 Myo-inositol transporter with strong similarity to the minor myo-inositol transporter Itr2p) produces the protein MPASPPSISSSDDKGAMSHHDVAPPLLEKNAESGSFADSEKATTGAGALGDAAIPDNVLAEYSEEQVAQMGRAFARKYELPNEDDIFARAAVLARSPEHYDHMSLLTEEERLACYDEQYHPLRNMPPKLIAIICAAAMGAAVQGMDETVINGAQLFYPKVMSLGEETQRNDWLKGLINGAPYLCCAGVSCFMTDFLNNWLGRKRVIFWTCVISAVTCLLQAFAPTGTRGWHYLFAMRFLLGLGIGPKSATVSIYLAECSTKKLRGIICMNWQAFTAFGIMWGYVFSLIFYRVGSGAVHGGLNWRLMLASAMIPAVLVLFQIPYCPESPRWLMGKGRYREAYESTVQIRPHRLLACRDLFYQHVLLLEEESLDKPYIKRLGELFTVRRNRNAMLAAFICAFMQQFCAINIIAYYSSAIFLQSGFSEISSLCSSLGFGLINFFFAIPAFFMIDRFGRRFLLLSTFPAMALFLFVTGFAFWIPDQQTRVGIVSMGIYVFSAIYSFGCGVVPFVVAGEVFPLYVRAIGASFFTIVLWGFNFILSVTWPRMLNALHPQGAFGFYAGWNIVGWFLVYFLLPETKQLTLEELDEVFDVPLRKRISYQFLELWPNFQEYVLRRKNVIRQPPLGRHHRLAVKNAEWNDKAEVEQVENI, from the coding sequence ATGCCTGCAAGCCCTCCGTCGATCTCGTCGAGCGACGACAAGGGCGCGATGTCGCACCACGACGTGGCGCCGCCACTGCTCGAGAAAAACGCGGAGTCCGGGTCGTTCGCGGACTCCGAGAAAGCCACGAccggcgccggcgcgcTCGGCGACGCCGCGATCCCCGACAACGTGCTCGCGGAGTACTCCGAGGAGCAGGTGGCGCAGATGGGCCGCGCGTTCGCGCGCAAGTACGAGCTGCCCAACGAGGACGACATCTTCGCGCGGGCCGCGGTGCTGGCGCGGTCGCCCGAGCACTACGACCACATGTCACTTCTCACGGAGGAGGAGCGCCTCGCGTGCTACGACGAGCAGTACCATCCGCTGCGCAACATGCCGCCCAAGCTGATCGCGATCATCTGCGCGGCGGCCATGGGCGCGGCCGTGCAGGGCATGGACGAGACCGTGATCAACGGCGCGCAGCTGTTCTACCCCAAGGTGATGTCGCTGGGCGAGGAGACGCAGCGCAACGACTGGCTCAAGGGCCTGATCAACGGCGCGCCGTACCTGTGCTGCGCGGGCGTGTCGTGCTTCATGACCGACTTCCTCAACAACTGGCTGGGCCGCAAGCGCGTCATCTTCTGGACCTGCGTCATCTccgcggtcacgtgcctgCTCCAGGCCTTCGCCCCCACGGGCACCCGCGGCTGGCACTACCTCTTCGCCATGCGTTTCCTGCTGGGGCTCGGCATCGGGCCCAAGTCCGCCACCGTGTCCATCTACCTCGCCGAGTGCtccaccaagaagctgcgcgGCATCATTTGCATGAACTGGCAGGCCTTCACCGCCTTCGGCATCATGTGGGGGTACGTCTTCAGTCTGATTTTCTACAGGGTGGGCTCCGGCGCCGTGCACGGCGGGCTGAATTGGAGACTGATGCTGGCATCGGCCATGATTCCCGCAGTCCTCGTGCTGTTCCAGATCCCCTACTGCCCGGAGTCCCCCCGTTGGCTCATGGGCAAGGGCCGCTACCGTGAGGCTTACGAATCGACCGTCCAGATCCGCCCCCACCGCCTCCTGGCCTGCCGCGACCTGTTCTACCAGCACGTGCTGTTGCTGGAGGAGGAGTCCCTGGACAAGCCCTACATCAAGCGTCTGGGCGAGCTCTTCACCGTGAGGCGTAACCGTAACGCCATGCTGGCCGCCTTCATCTGCGCCTTCATGCAGCAGTTCTGCGCCATCAACATCATCGCCTACTACTCCTCCGCCATCTTTCTGCAGTCTGGATTTTCCGAGATTTCCTCCCTGTGCAGCTCCCTCGGTTTTGGTCTGAttaacttcttctttgctaTCCCCGCGTTTTTCATGATCGACCGCTTCGGCCGCCGTTTCTTGCTGCTGTCCACCTTCCCCGCCATGGCCCTGTTCCTGTTTGTTACGGGCTTTGCGTTCTGGATCCCCGACCAGCAGACCCGTGTCGGCATCGTCTCCATGGGTATCTACGTCTTCTCGGCTATCTACTCTTTTGGCTGCGGTGTCGTCCCATTTGTTGTCGCTGGTGAAGTGTTCCCTCTGTACGTGCGTGCCATCGGCGCTTCCTTCTTCACTATCGTTCTATGGGGATTCAATTTCATTCTATCCGTGACATGGCCCCGTATGTTAAACGCGCTGCACCCACAGGGTGCCTTCGGCTTCTACGCTGGCTGGAACATTGTGGGCTGGTTTTTGGTTTACTTCTTGTTACCCGAGACCAAGCAGCTGactcttgaagaactggACGAAGTGTTTGACGTGCCCTTGAGAAAGCGTATAAGCTACCAGTTCTTGGAACTGTGGCCCAACTTCCAAGAGTATGTTCTGCGCAGAAAGAACGTTATCAGGCAACCTCCTCTGGGCCGTCATCACCGCCTAGCGGTCAAGAACGCTGAGTGGAACGACAAGGCTGAGGTTGAGCAAGTCGAGAACATCTAG
- the MAP2 gene encoding methionine aminopeptidase (highly similar to uniprot|P38174 Saccharomyces cerevisiae YBL091C MAP2 Methionine aminopeptidase catalyzes the cotranslational removal of N-terminal methionine from nascent polypeptides function is partially redundant with that of Map1p) — MSDAIAKDAVNTSSEKEPVSATPELKTSGSPDAAVSSGDKKKKKKKKKTNNIKNIALLYPDEKYPEGEWMDYHQDFNLQRTTDEEKRYLTRDAENQQRWNDMRKGAEIHRRVRKNLQNKLKPDMTLTEVVNIVENATRKFTGVDENGDHVDRPKSQGVGFPTGVSLNHCAAHFTPNAGDQTVLRYEDVMKVDIGVQVNGYIVDSAWTVAFDPKYDNLLQAVREATNTGVREAGIDVRLTDIGEAIQEVMESYEVELNGKTHQVKPCRNLCGHNIAPYRIHGGKSVPIVKNGDQTKMEEGEHFAIETFGSTGRGFVVPGGEVSHYAKSAEADGLPAPSLSRAKSLLKTIDENFGTLPFCRRYLDRLGEDKYLFALNSLVKHGIVQDYPPLNDVQGSYTAQFEHTILLHPHRKEVVSRGEDY; from the coding sequence ATGAGTGATGCCATCGCAAAAGATGCAGTAAATACATCTTCCGAAAAGGAGCCAGTTTCAGCCACTCCGGAGCTCAAAACCAGCGGCAGCCCTGATGCCGCGGTCTCATCGGGtgacaaaaagaagaagaagaagaagaagaagaccaacaacatcaagaaCATAGCATTACTGTACCCCGACGAGAAATATCCTGAGGGAGAATGGATGGATTACCACCAAGACTTCAACCTCCAGCGTACCacagatgaggaaaagCGTTACCTCACCAGAGACGCGGAGAACCAGCAGAGGTGGAACGACATGCGCAAGGGTGCTGAGATTCACCGCCGCGTTAGAAAGAACCTGCAGAACAAATTGAAGCCCGACATGACACTGACCGAGGTGGTCAACATTGTGGAAAACGCTACCCGTAAGTTCACGGGTGTGGACGAGAACGGCGACCACGTTGACCGGCCCAAGTCGCAGGGTGTGGGCTTTCCTACCGGTGTGTCTCTCAACCACTGCGCTGCGCATTTTACGCCGAATGCAGGCGACCAGACCGTGCTCAGATACGAGGACGTGATGAAGGTTGACATCGGTGTCCAGGTCAACGGCTACATCGTGGACTCTGCGTGGACCGTAGCATTCGACCCCAAATACGACAACTTGCTGCAGGCAGTACGCGAGGCCACCAACACCGGTGTGCGCGAGGCGGGCATCGATGTCCGGCTCACAGACATCGGTGAGGCCATCCAGGAAGTGATGGAGTCGTACGAGGTCGAGCTCAACGGCAAGACCCACCAGGTGAAGCCTTGCCGCAACCTCTGTGGGCACAACATCGCACCCTACCGTATCCACGGCGGTAAGAGTGTACCCATCGTGAAGAACGGCGACCAGACGAAGATGGAAGAGGGCGAGCACTTCGCCATCGAAACCTTCGGGAGTACAGGCCGCGGTTTTGTTGTGCCTGGCGGCGAAGTCTCGCACTACGCCAAGAGCGCCGAGGCCGACGGCCTCCCCGCGCCCTCGCTGTCCCGTGCCAAGTCGCTGCTCAAGACCATCGACGAGAATTTCGGGACCCTACCCTTCTGCCGGCGTTACCTTGACCGTCTCGGCGAGGACAAGTACCTGTTCGCCCTCAACAGTCTTGTGAAGCACGGAATTGTGCAGGACTACCCCCCACTGAACGACGTGCAGGGCTCTTATACGGCCCAGTTCGAGCACACTATTTTGCTGCATCCTCACAGAAAAGAGGTCGTTTCGAGGGGAGAAGACTACTGA
- a CDS encoding KLTH0C05896p (no similarity), with amino-acid sequence MSCLRFNVLLCDPLALPGSFNVSVPTYLSCYFTGPVLTLRRLRFPVQASNVFPISVRALPGHGLCAGAGARRARASACAYRSAYSPRRRARTARGSQPSTMPDACLGPASSPPTNTLRPARAPRRAVSSSSAATHAKKDPLKPPKSFSTPEKSEHQKPTPTPTHQGHSHHVTEQSHVRRPRPDHVILRIVLCASLAARSHMPVRIRATGPTERGRSWARQEGEGIRPPFDIHASGRAGSASSLKRAIVDSNSVGLLQRLTSVEGRQDPKALH; translated from the coding sequence ATGTCTTGTCTCCGCTTCAACGTGCTGCTGTGCGATCCTCTGGCGCTTCCCGGTTCTTTCAACGTGTCTGTTCCCACATACCTTTCCTGTTACTTTACTGGACCAGTTCTAACGTTGAGACGTCTACGATTCCCTGTGCAAGCGTCAAATGTTTTTCCAATCTCTGTCCGGGCGCTGCCCGGACACGGTCTGTGTGCAGGAGCGGGAGCCAGACGGGCGCGCGCGAGTGCGTGCGCCTACCGCTCTGCCTACAGCCCCCGCCGGCGCGCCCGCACCGCCAGGGGCTCCCAGCCTAGCACCATGCCGGACGCCTGCCTGGGACCCGCGAGCAGCCCGCCCACGAACACACTGCGCCCGGCTCGCGCGCCGCGTCGCGCCGtctcctcctcctccgcCGCGACCCACGCAAAAAAAGACCCTCTCAAACCCCCAAAAAGTTTCAGCACTCCGGAAAAAAGCGAGCACCAGAAACCCACACCCACGCCCACACACCAAGGCCACTCACACCACGTGACAGAGCAGTCACACGTCCGGCGTCCCCGTCCTGACCACGTGATCTTACGTATTGTTCTCTGTGCTTCTCTCGCAGCCCGCTCGCACATGCCAGTGCGTATACGGGCTACGGGTCCTACAGAGCGCGGTCGTTCCTGGGCGCGACAAGAAGGCGAAGGAATAAGGCCACCGTTTGATATTCACGCGTCTGGTCGTGCTGGCAGCGCCTCGTCTCTCAAGCGAGCGATTGTTGACTCCAATTCTGTTGGCCTTCTCCAAAGACTCACTAGTGTTGAAGGCAGGCAGGACCCAAAAGCGTTGCATTAG